The following are encoded together in the Microterricola viridarii genome:
- a CDS encoding amino acid permease gives MSIWRTKSIEASLADSHLEHRSLTRSLGTFDLVIMGVAVAVGAGIFSVGAKAAGSYAGPSVTLAFVLAAVTCSLAIMCYAEFASTIPVAGSAYTYTYATLGELLAWIIGWDLILEMLTAGAVIAKYWGIYLSGVFDLWGWDVPSTINLAGLQVSWGPFLIVAIFTTLLVFGTKLSSRVGAVFTIIKVAIVLFVIVVGAFYINPANYTPFIPPAVPKAPGEGDAWTQSLFSFMTGAAPAQYGIFGLLAGASLVFFAFIGFDVVATSAEEVKNPQRTLPRGIFGGLAIVSVLYIGVSLVLTGMVSYKVLADAAEPSLATAFVAVGAGWAAQVISIGILAGLTTVIMVLLLGLARVLFAMSRDGLLPQWMSRTSDTRHTPARVQILVGVLVALLAGLTDIGVLEEMINIGTLSAFVLVSIAVIVLRRKRPDLPRAFKVPWSPVLPIVSAVLCAWLMLNLTTLTWVRFLVWLAVGLVVYFAYSRRHSVLGRQEAAGQPAVAPNDAEQGK, from the coding sequence ATGTCGATCTGGCGCACCAAGAGCATCGAGGCCTCGCTGGCCGATTCGCACCTGGAGCACCGCAGCCTGACCCGCTCGCTCGGCACCTTCGACCTGGTGATCATGGGTGTCGCCGTCGCGGTTGGCGCGGGAATCTTCTCGGTCGGGGCGAAGGCCGCCGGCAGCTATGCCGGCCCGTCGGTCACCCTCGCCTTCGTGCTCGCCGCCGTCACCTGCTCGCTCGCGATCATGTGTTACGCCGAGTTCGCCTCGACGATCCCCGTCGCCGGTTCGGCCTACACCTACACCTACGCCACCCTCGGCGAGCTGCTCGCCTGGATCATCGGCTGGGACCTGATCCTCGAAATGCTGACCGCCGGCGCGGTGATCGCCAAGTATTGGGGCATTTATCTGAGCGGCGTCTTCGATCTCTGGGGTTGGGACGTGCCATCGACCATCAACCTGGCCGGCCTGCAGGTGAGCTGGGGCCCGTTCCTGATCGTCGCCATCTTCACCACCCTGCTCGTGTTCGGCACCAAGCTGAGTTCGCGGGTCGGCGCCGTCTTCACGATCATCAAAGTCGCGATCGTGCTGTTCGTGATCGTCGTCGGAGCCTTCTACATCAACCCGGCCAACTACACCCCCTTCATTCCGCCCGCGGTGCCCAAGGCCCCGGGCGAGGGCGACGCCTGGACCCAGTCGCTGTTCTCGTTCATGACCGGCGCCGCACCCGCCCAGTACGGAATCTTCGGTCTTCTCGCCGGGGCATCCCTCGTCTTCTTCGCTTTCATCGGTTTCGACGTCGTCGCCACCTCGGCCGAAGAAGTGAAGAATCCGCAGCGCACCTTGCCACGCGGCATCTTCGGCGGCCTCGCCATCGTCAGCGTGCTCTACATCGGCGTCAGCCTGGTGCTCACCGGCATGGTCTCTTACAAGGTGCTGGCGGATGCCGCCGAACCCAGCCTCGCGACGGCCTTCGTCGCCGTCGGCGCCGGGTGGGCAGCGCAGGTGATCTCGATCGGCATCCTCGCCGGCCTCACCACCGTGATCATGGTGTTGCTGCTCGGACTGGCCCGCGTGCTGTTCGCGATGAGCCGCGACGGCCTGCTGCCGCAGTGGATGAGCCGAACCTCCGACACCCGGCACACCCCGGCGCGGGTTCAGATCTTGGTGGGTGTGCTCGTGGCGCTGTTGGCCGGACTCACCGACATCGGCGTGCTCGAGGAGATGATCAACATCGGCACGCTCTCTGCCTTCGTGCTGGTGAGCATCGCCGTGATCGTGCTGCGCCGCAAGCGCCCCGACCTGCCGCGCGCCTTCAAGGTGCCGTGGTCGCCGGTGCTGCCGATCGTTTCCGCCGTGCTCTGCGCCTGGCTGATGCTCAACCTGACCACGCTCACCTGGGTGCGCTTCCTCGTCTGGCTCGCCGTCGGGCTGGTGGTGTACTTTGCGTACAGCCGCCGGCACTCGGTGCTGGGGCGGCAGGAGGCAGCAGGCCAACCGGCCGTCGCCCCGAACGACGCAGAGCAGGGGAAGTAG
- a CDS encoding VOC family protein, which produces MPSMIFVNLAVNDLQRSRDFYSALGYTINENFSDENAICVVMSDAIYAMLLKPDFFKTFTKKELIDAQKSIQVLNALDEPSRDAVDAHLNKALAAGGTETRDAQDMGFMYSRAYADPDGHVWEIMWMDQAAAQDGPPDM; this is translated from the coding sequence ATGCCTTCGATGATCTTCGTCAACCTCGCCGTGAACGACCTGCAGCGCTCCCGCGACTTCTACAGCGCACTGGGATACACGATCAATGAGAACTTCTCGGACGAGAACGCGATCTGCGTCGTGATGAGCGATGCCATCTACGCCATGCTGCTGAAGCCCGACTTCTTCAAGACGTTCACGAAGAAGGAGCTGATCGACGCACAGAAGAGCATCCAGGTGCTGAACGCTCTGGATGAGCCGAGTCGGGACGCGGTCGACGCCCACCTGAACAAGGCGCTGGCGGCCGGCGGCACCGAGACCCGCGACGCGCAGGACATGGGGTTCATGTACAGCCGCGCCTACGCCGACCCCGACGGACACGTCTGGGAGATCATGTGGATGGACCAGGCCGCAGCTCAGGACGGCCCGCCGGACATGTAG
- a CDS encoding LLM class flavin-dependent oxidoreductase, which produces MRFGIVILPQFDWPEAARYWRGAEQMGFDHAWTYDHLSWRSLAGERWHATIPTLTAAAMVTERIGLGTFVASPNFRHPVPFAKDVATLDQISGGRMTLGLGSGGTGFDSVVLGQEPLTPRQRFDRFQEFAEGLDVLLRGEQAEPVVADAAGGISFAGDYFTANGARMVGEPAQRPRTPFLMAANGPRSLRLATRLGQGWVTTGPDGVVGEDWWRGVAELSARLDEQLAVDGIDPAGYGRSLSLDSGGQFALESVGSFEERVGRAAELGFSDVMVHWPRPDGIYAGSEAVLEEAASRLAALR; this is translated from the coding sequence ATGCGCTTCGGAATCGTCATCCTGCCCCAATTCGACTGGCCGGAAGCCGCCCGCTACTGGCGCGGTGCGGAGCAGATGGGCTTCGATCATGCGTGGACATACGACCACCTGTCCTGGCGGAGCCTCGCGGGGGAGCGCTGGCACGCCACCATCCCGACGCTGACGGCCGCCGCGATGGTGACCGAGCGCATCGGGCTCGGCACCTTCGTCGCGTCGCCGAACTTCCGGCACCCGGTGCCGTTTGCCAAGGACGTCGCCACGCTCGACCAGATCTCCGGCGGCCGGATGACGCTGGGCCTCGGCTCCGGCGGCACCGGCTTCGACTCCGTCGTGCTCGGGCAGGAGCCGCTCACGCCCCGGCAGCGCTTCGACCGGTTCCAGGAGTTCGCCGAGGGCCTCGACGTGCTGCTCCGCGGCGAGCAGGCCGAGCCGGTGGTGGCCGATGCCGCGGGCGGCATCTCCTTCGCCGGCGACTACTTCACGGCGAATGGCGCGCGCATGGTCGGCGAGCCCGCGCAGCGCCCGCGCACGCCGTTCCTGATGGCGGCGAACGGGCCGCGCAGTCTGCGCCTGGCCACCCGGCTCGGCCAGGGCTGGGTCACCACCGGGCCGGACGGCGTGGTCGGCGAGGACTGGTGGCGCGGTGTGGCCGAGCTCAGTGCGCGCCTCGACGAGCAACTCGCCGTCGACGGCATCGATCCGGCCGGCTACGGCCGCAGTCTGTCTCTGGATTCCGGTGGGCAGTTCGCGTTGGAGAGCGTCGGCTCGTTCGAGGAGCGCGTCGGCCGGGCGGCCGAGCTCGGTTTCAGCGACGTGATGGTGCACTGGCCCCGGCCGGACGGCATCTACGCCGGTTCAGAGGCCGTGCTTGAGGAGGCCGCGAGCCGCCTGGCCGCGCTCCGCTGA
- the rpsO gene encoding 30S ribosomal protein S15, with product MALEANVKKAIIDEYATHPGDTGSPEVQIAMLTRRIKDLTEHLKEHKHDHHSRRGLLLLVGQRRRLLGYLSDVDISRYRSLIERLGLRR from the coding sequence ATGGCACTCGAAGCTAATGTCAAGAAGGCGATCATCGACGAGTACGCGACCCACCCCGGTGACACCGGATCCCCCGAGGTCCAGATTGCGATGCTCACGCGCCGCATCAAGGACCTGACGGAGCACCTCAAGGAGCACAAGCACGACCACCACTCGCGTCGTGGCCTGCTCCTCCTGGTCGGCCAGCGTCGTCGTCTGCTCGGATACCTCTCCGACGTCGACATCAGCCGCTACCGTTCGCTCATCGAGCGTCTCGGCCTGCGCCGCTAG
- a CDS encoding succinate dehydrogenase cytochrome b subunit has translation MAPPGRRPLLSNFALKIIMAVTGLVFAGFVLVHMIGNLKVYQGPEHFNAYAVWLRTLLEPLFPYEGVLWALRIVLIVCLVGHVGGAAMLVARARRARGPFRRKRLPMRSFLARTMPVTGVVLLLFVIFHLLDLTTGTRPAASASFEHGTVDTSHAYENLIASFQRPEVALFYILAMVLLGMHLAHGLWTAAHDLGATGKRLRAIAVAVAGILAIAIMLGNISIPVAVLLGVVQ, from the coding sequence GTGGCTCCCCCGGGGCGCCGCCCGCTGCTCTCCAACTTCGCGCTCAAGATCATCATGGCCGTGACCGGCCTGGTCTTCGCTGGCTTCGTGCTCGTGCACATGATCGGCAACCTCAAGGTCTACCAGGGCCCGGAGCACTTCAACGCCTACGCCGTCTGGCTGCGCACGCTGCTGGAACCGCTCTTCCCGTACGAGGGCGTGCTCTGGGCACTCCGCATCGTGCTGATCGTCTGCCTCGTCGGCCACGTCGGCGGCGCGGCGATGCTGGTGGCGCGCGCCCGCCGCGCGCGCGGGCCGTTCCGCCGCAAGCGCCTGCCGATGCGCTCCTTCCTAGCCCGCACGATGCCCGTCACGGGCGTGGTGCTGCTGCTGTTCGTAATCTTCCACCTGCTCGACCTGACGACGGGCACGCGGCCCGCGGCGAGCGCCTCCTTCGAGCACGGCACGGTCGACACCAGCCACGCCTACGAGAACCTGATCGCCAGCTTCCAGCGGCCGGAGGTCGCGCTGTTCTACATCCTCGCGATGGTCCTGCTCGGGATGCACCTGGCACACGGCCTGTGGACGGCCGCCCATGACCTGGGGGCGACCGGCAAGCGGCTGCGCGCCATCGCCGTCGCGGTCGCCGGCATCCTCGCCATCGCCATCATGCTGGGCAACATCTCCATACCCGTCGCCGTTCTCCTGGGGGTCGTGCAATGA
- a CDS encoding fumarate reductase/succinate dehydrogenase flavoprotein subunit: MSAVFDSAVINIDALRDIGGIIDGGQPTGDPAGAWADRKLNYKLVSPLNRRKFDVIVVGTGLAGAACAAALGELGYNVHAFTFHDAPRRAHSVAAQGGINAARGRKVDNDSLARFVKDTVKGGDFRAREADCWRLAEESVRVIDHMEAVGAPFAREYGGQLATRSFGGVQVSRTYYTRGQTGQQLQVAASQALLRQVAAGTVTLHTRSEMLDLIVADGRAQGIVVRDLTTGDIWAQTGHAVVLATGGYGNVFFKSTLAKNSNVTAAFRAHKRGALFASPSFIQFHPTALPLSSEWQSKTILMSESLRNDGRIWVPSAPGETRPANDIPEAERDYYLERRYPAFGNLTPRDVASRAARDEIDAGRGVGPLKNGVYLDFRDSLARLGRKVIEERYGNLFEMYTDATGENPLEVPMRIAPGAHFSMGGLWTDYDAMASIPGLFVGGEAGWAYHGANRLGANSLLSACVDGWFTLPYAVPNYLAPLLGQQALPADHPAVTGTLAEARAVVDALAASSGTQGPDRFHRRLGEILYTHCGVSRTAEGLSEGIRLIRELRAEFQTDLRVAGSPDGFNQELERAGRVADFLDLAELMCIDALDREESCGAHFRLEHQLSDGEAARDDAHWSFVSAWQHGARPTRHNEPLHFDSVLPETRNYKSS; encoded by the coding sequence ATGAGTGCAGTCTTCGACAGTGCAGTAATCAATATCGACGCCCTGCGGGACATCGGCGGGATCATCGACGGCGGTCAACCGACCGGCGACCCGGCCGGGGCGTGGGCCGACCGCAAGCTGAACTACAAGCTGGTGTCGCCGCTGAACCGCCGCAAGTTCGACGTGATCGTCGTCGGCACGGGACTGGCCGGCGCCGCCTGCGCGGCCGCCCTCGGCGAGCTGGGCTACAACGTGCACGCGTTCACCTTCCACGACGCCCCCCGGCGTGCGCACAGCGTGGCCGCGCAGGGCGGCATCAACGCGGCCCGCGGGCGCAAGGTCGACAACGACTCGCTCGCCCGCTTCGTCAAGGACACCGTCAAGGGCGGCGACTTCCGAGCCCGGGAGGCCGACTGCTGGCGGCTGGCCGAGGAGAGCGTGCGCGTCATCGACCACATGGAGGCCGTCGGGGCCCCCTTCGCCCGCGAGTACGGCGGCCAGCTGGCCACCCGCTCCTTCGGCGGCGTTCAGGTGAGCCGCACCTACTACACGCGCGGCCAGACCGGCCAGCAGCTGCAGGTCGCGGCGTCCCAGGCCCTGCTCCGCCAGGTGGCGGCCGGCACCGTCACCCTGCACACCCGCAGCGAGATGCTCGACCTCATCGTCGCGGACGGCCGGGCGCAGGGCATCGTCGTGCGCGACCTGACCACGGGCGACATCTGGGCGCAGACCGGGCACGCCGTCGTGCTGGCCACCGGCGGCTACGGCAACGTGTTCTTCAAGTCGACGCTGGCGAAGAACTCCAACGTGACGGCCGCGTTCCGCGCGCACAAGCGCGGCGCCCTGTTCGCCTCCCCCTCCTTCATCCAGTTCCACCCGACGGCGCTGCCGCTCAGCTCCGAGTGGCAGTCCAAGACGATCCTGATGAGCGAGTCCCTGCGCAACGACGGCCGGATCTGGGTGCCGAGCGCCCCCGGCGAGACCCGGCCGGCCAACGACATCCCCGAGGCCGAACGCGACTACTACCTCGAGCGGCGCTACCCCGCCTTTGGCAACCTGACCCCGCGGGATGTCGCCTCCCGCGCGGCCCGCGACGAGATCGACGCCGGCCGCGGCGTCGGCCCGCTGAAGAACGGCGTCTACCTGGACTTCCGCGACTCCCTGGCCCGCCTCGGCCGGAAGGTGATCGAGGAGCGCTACGGCAACCTGTTCGAGATGTACACGGATGCCACGGGCGAGAACCCGCTGGAGGTGCCCATGCGCATCGCCCCGGGCGCCCACTTCTCGATGGGCGGGCTGTGGACCGACTACGACGCGATGGCGTCGATCCCCGGCCTGTTCGTCGGCGGGGAGGCCGGCTGGGCGTACCACGGGGCCAACCGGCTGGGCGCGAACTCGCTGCTCTCGGCCTGCGTGGACGGCTGGTTCACCCTGCCCTACGCGGTGCCGAACTACCTGGCGCCGCTGCTCGGGCAGCAGGCGCTGCCCGCCGACCACCCCGCGGTCACCGGCACCCTGGCCGAGGCGCGCGCCGTCGTCGACGCCCTCGCCGCGTCATCCGGCACCCAGGGCCCCGACCGCTTCCACCGCCGCCTCGGGGAGATCCTCTACACGCACTGCGGCGTCAGCCGCACGGCGGAGGGGCTCAGCGAGGGCATCCGGCTGATCCGGGAGCTGCGGGCCGAGTTCCAGACCGACCTGCGGGTCGCCGGCAGCCCGGACGGCTTCAATCAGGAGCTGGAGCGGGCCGGCCGCGTCGCGGACTTCCTCGACCTGGCCGAGCTGATGTGCATCGACGCCCTGGACAGGGAGGAGTCCTGCGGGGCGCACTTCCGGTTGGAGCACCAGCTGAGCGACGGCGAAGCGGCGCGCGACGACGCCCACTGGTCGTTCGTCTCGGCCTGGCAGCACGGCGCCAGGCCGACCCGCCACAACGAACCGCTGCACTTCGACTCGGTGCTGCCGGAGACAAGGAACTACAAGTCATCATGA
- a CDS encoding succinate dehydrogenase/fumarate reductase iron-sulfur subunit, giving the protein MRLTLKIWRQRSGEEAGAFESYELDGAGEEFTLLEALDKLNDTIVEGGGEPVAFDSDCREGVCGSCGVTVDGVPHGPVANTPSCRQHLRSFADGGTVTLEPFRSAAYPVVKDLVVDRSALDRVIEAGGFVSIDAGTAPDADSHQASHESVEAALDFAACIGCGACVAACPNGSANLFTGSKLVHLSLLPTTQEERGKRAGAMIGAMEEEFGPCSVYGECVQVCPAGIPLAAIAGLNKEKLRSVLRGKDN; this is encoded by the coding sequence ATGAGACTCACACTGAAGATCTGGCGGCAGCGTTCCGGCGAGGAGGCCGGCGCCTTCGAGAGCTACGAGTTGGACGGCGCCGGTGAGGAGTTCACCCTGCTGGAGGCGCTGGACAAGCTGAACGACACGATCGTCGAGGGCGGCGGCGAGCCAGTCGCCTTCGACTCCGACTGCCGGGAGGGCGTCTGCGGCAGCTGCGGGGTGACCGTGGACGGCGTGCCGCACGGACCCGTCGCGAACACCCCCTCCTGCCGGCAGCACCTGCGCAGCTTCGCCGACGGCGGCACCGTCACCCTCGAGCCGTTCCGCTCGGCCGCGTACCCGGTCGTGAAAGACCTCGTCGTTGACCGCTCGGCGCTGGACCGGGTGATCGAGGCGGGCGGCTTCGTCTCGATCGACGCCGGCACCGCCCCGGATGCCGACAGCCACCAGGCCAGCCACGAGAGCGTCGAGGCGGCGCTCGACTTCGCCGCCTGCATCGGCTGCGGCGCCTGCGTCGCCGCCTGCCCGAACGGCTCGGCGAACCTGTTCACCGGCTCCAAGCTCGTGCACCTCTCGCTGCTTCCGACGACGCAGGAGGAGCGCGGCAAGCGGGCCGGCGCGATGATCGGCGCCATGGAGGAGGAGTTCGGGCCGTGCTCCGTCTACGGCGAGTGCGTGCAGGTGTGCCCGGCCGGCATCCCGCTCGCCGCCATCGCCGGGCTGAACAAGGAGAAGCTGCGCTCGGTGCTGCGCGGCAAGGACAACTGA
- a CDS encoding DASS family sodium-coupled anion symporter — MHMLGIFVGTILGLILQPLPTPSVALIGLAVAMITGTMDPGTEALKGFANSTVWLIVAAFFIAEGFLLTGLGRRIALWFITKLGRSALGLSYGLALTDLVLAPATPSNTARNGGVIYPIIASLSIERGSTPDSDESRRRLGSYLALTSAQVNAITSAMFITAMAGNPIAQQEAIDLGIDITWGNWALAALVPGLLSLVAVPWIMTKVYGPSITKTPEAPAQAKRELAGMGRMSRGEIVMSATFVLLLLMWMLGNTLGINATAAAFVGVAILLVTRVITWKDMAENASAWSTLIFFSVLIGMADQLKALGVIAWVGDSVANAVGGLPWLVAFAILTLVYFYAHYFFASNTAQIVAMYAVFLGAAISTGAPPLFAALVFGFIGNLFGALTHYASGPAAVIYGSGYIKVPEWFRVGFIMSVIVIVIWTVSSSLWMKLLGMW; from the coding sequence ATGCACATGCTCGGCATCTTCGTCGGCACCATCCTCGGGCTGATCCTGCAACCGCTGCCGACGCCATCCGTCGCCCTGATCGGGTTGGCCGTGGCCATGATCACGGGAACCATGGACCCGGGGACCGAAGCGCTGAAGGGCTTCGCGAACTCAACCGTCTGGCTGATCGTCGCCGCCTTCTTCATCGCGGAGGGCTTCCTGCTCACCGGCCTGGGGCGCCGCATCGCACTCTGGTTCATCACCAAGCTCGGCCGCTCCGCCCTCGGGCTCAGCTACGGGCTGGCGCTCACCGACCTCGTGTTGGCCCCGGCGACGCCGTCGAACACGGCCCGCAACGGCGGCGTCATCTACCCGATCATCGCCTCGCTCAGCATCGAGCGGGGGTCGACGCCAGACAGCGACGAGTCCCGGCGCAGGCTCGGTTCCTACCTGGCCCTGACCAGTGCCCAGGTGAACGCCATCACCTCGGCCATGTTCATCACCGCCATGGCCGGCAACCCGATCGCCCAACAGGAGGCCATCGACCTGGGCATCGACATCACCTGGGGCAACTGGGCGCTCGCCGCACTGGTTCCCGGGCTGCTCAGCCTGGTCGCCGTGCCGTGGATCATGACCAAGGTGTACGGGCCGAGCATCACCAAGACGCCGGAAGCGCCGGCCCAGGCGAAGCGCGAGCTGGCGGGGATGGGGCGGATGTCGCGCGGCGAGATCGTGATGAGCGCCACCTTCGTGCTGCTGCTGCTCATGTGGATGCTCGGCAACACGCTCGGCATCAACGCGACGGCGGCCGCCTTCGTCGGCGTCGCGATCCTTCTGGTCACCCGGGTGATCACCTGGAAGGACATGGCCGAGAACGCCTCCGCCTGGAGCACGTTGATCTTCTTCTCGGTGCTCATCGGCATGGCCGACCAGCTCAAGGCGCTCGGCGTGATCGCCTGGGTGGGCGACAGCGTCGCGAACGCCGTCGGTGGCCTGCCCTGGCTGGTGGCCTTCGCCATCCTCACGCTTGTCTATTTCTACGCGCACTACTTCTTCGCCTCGAACACCGCGCAGATCGTGGCGATGTACGCCGTCTTCCTCGGCGCGGCGATCAGCACCGGCGCCCCGCCGTTGTTCGCCGCCCTCGTCTTCGGCTTCATCGGCAACCTGTTCGGCGCCCTCACCCACTACGCCTCCGGCCCGGCCGCCGTGATCTACGGCTCCGGCTACATCAAGGTGCCGGAATGGTTCCGGGTGGGCTTCATCATGAGCGTCATCGTCATCGTCATCTGGACGGTGTCCTCGAGCCTCTGGATGAAGCTGCTCGGCATGTGGTGA